In the genome of Gemmatimonas sp., one region contains:
- a CDS encoding fatty acid desaturase — translation MAELLQSRTLEVPRSEWTAIVAKYAGADVRRAVWQVVNTLVPLGALLWAMYYFIEVAPWVTALLVLPGAGLLVRTFIIMHDCAHSSFLPWPKVNDALGFVTGVMTLTPFAQWRRDHALHHASSGDLDRRGHGDVPTITVKEYLERDARGRLIYRLIRHPLSLMLVGPLHLMLNQRFRGRSKATKTKQLYSVWYTNLAIAAAITVAILLWGPRAVLLVYLPCMYVAAAAGIWLFYVQHQFEDAYWETHDEWDYATAAITGSSHLRLHPILQWFTGSIGLHHVHHIGPKIPNFRLQEAHDDNPIFEAAPLMTIGMGVKALRLALYDEDTKRLVRFSDVQAA, via the coding sequence ATGGCTGAGTTGCTCCAGTCCCGCACGTTGGAGGTCCCCCGTTCGGAGTGGACCGCGATCGTTGCGAAGTACGCCGGCGCCGATGTTCGTCGCGCCGTGTGGCAAGTCGTGAACACGCTCGTTCCGTTGGGTGCGCTGTTGTGGGCGATGTATTACTTCATCGAGGTCGCCCCGTGGGTTACGGCGTTGCTCGTATTGCCCGGCGCGGGGTTGCTGGTGCGCACGTTCATCATCATGCACGACTGCGCCCATTCGTCGTTCTTGCCGTGGCCCAAAGTCAACGATGCGCTCGGCTTCGTGACCGGCGTGATGACGCTGACGCCGTTTGCGCAGTGGCGCCGCGACCATGCGTTGCATCATGCGTCGTCGGGCGATCTTGATCGTCGCGGTCATGGCGACGTGCCCACGATTACGGTGAAGGAGTATCTCGAGCGCGACGCGCGTGGCCGCCTGATTTACCGGCTCATTCGTCATCCGCTGTCGCTGATGCTGGTCGGTCCGTTGCACCTCATGCTGAATCAGCGATTCCGTGGTCGTAGCAAGGCCACGAAAACCAAGCAGCTGTACAGCGTGTGGTATACGAATCTCGCGATCGCCGCCGCGATCACCGTGGCGATTTTGCTCTGGGGGCCGCGCGCCGTCCTGCTGGTGTATCTGCCGTGCATGTACGTCGCCGCCGCCGCCGGCATCTGGCTGTTCTACGTGCAGCACCAGTTCGAAGATGCCTACTGGGAAACGCACGACGAGTGGGACTACGCCACGGCCGCGATCACGGGCAGTTCGCATCTGCGGCTTCATCCGATCCTGCAGTGGTTCACCGGCAGCATCGGGTTGCACCACGTGCACCACATCGGCCCGAAGATCCCGAACTTCCGGTTGCAGGAAGCGCACGACGACAATCCGATCTTCGAGGCCGCGCCCTTGATGACGATCGGCATGGGTGTGAAGGCGCTGCGTCTGGCGTTGTACGACGAAGACACGAAGCGCCTCGTGCGCTTCAGCGACGTCCAGGCGGCGTAA
- a CDS encoding DUF4397 domain-containing protein codes for MRPLRFTGVLLGALVLAACTKDAIQLDDITAPLSGARVKFFNFGINAPQVNFYANTNKISAISSVTGVESTVGVAYGAVAAGNLYTGIAAGDYTFSGRISATVDKDLPVSTIPATVVSGKAYSVYMAGVYDATAKRVDGFVVEDQFPDTFDFTQALVRFVNASPNAQPMQLFLSNTTAATETAVGAAATAFKSAGSFTAAPQGAYDLILRLPGSPTNVVTRTNVSFLAGRVYTITLRGDMTLSPTGTLVNRPFLDNSINR; via the coding sequence ATGCGACCCCTTCGATTCACTGGAGTGCTGCTGGGGGCCTTGGTCCTGGCAGCCTGTACCAAAGACGCGATTCAGTTGGATGACATCACCGCGCCACTGTCTGGTGCGCGCGTGAAGTTCTTCAACTTCGGCATCAACGCGCCGCAGGTAAACTTCTACGCCAACACCAACAAGATTTCGGCGATCTCCTCTGTGACCGGAGTGGAGTCGACGGTCGGTGTGGCGTACGGTGCGGTGGCGGCGGGCAACCTGTACACTGGCATCGCGGCCGGTGATTACACGTTCTCTGGCCGTATCTCGGCCACGGTCGACAAGGACCTTCCCGTGTCGACCATCCCGGCTACGGTCGTTTCGGGTAAGGCCTACTCGGTGTACATGGCGGGCGTGTACGATGCCACGGCCAAGCGCGTGGACGGCTTTGTCGTCGAAGATCAGTTCCCCGATACCTTCGACTTCACGCAGGCGCTCGTGCGCTTCGTGAATGCCAGCCCGAATGCGCAACCGATGCAGCTTTTTCTCAGCAACACCACGGCGGCCACGGAAACGGCCGTCGGCGCGGCGGCGACCGCGTTCAAGAGTGCGGGGAGCTTTACCGCGGCGCCGCAGGGGGCGTACGACTTGATCCTGCGTTTGCCGGGATCGCCCACCAACGTCGTGACCCGAACGAATGTGTCGTTCCTAGCTGGGCGTGTGTACACCATTACGCTACGTGGTGACATGACGCTGTCCCCCACCGGTACGCTGGTCAATCGCCCGTTCCTCGATAACTCGATCAACCGGTAG
- a CDS encoding DUF1499 domain-containing protein, whose amino-acid sequence MKLLRALAVLLAVASIVMLAASGLGTRFGVWHYRTGLSMLRYSAYVGVAAAITCVLALLLTRASGGSRVTLVLGLLLAAVTVGVPYRFSQTAKQVPPIHDITTDMTDPPAFVAILPLRASAPNSAVYAGDSIAALQRTAYPDVQPLMLPVPPLAAFERAVAAAKVMGWEVVAGDSPSGRLEATATTTWFGFKDDVVVRIRAENGGSRIDVRSVSRVGRSDVGANAARIRRYLSELQR is encoded by the coding sequence GTGAAACTGCTCCGTGCGTTGGCAGTCCTGCTCGCGGTGGCCAGCATCGTGATGCTGGCCGCGTCGGGCCTTGGGACGCGCTTCGGTGTGTGGCACTACCGCACCGGGCTCTCGATGCTGCGCTACTCGGCGTACGTCGGTGTGGCGGCCGCCATCACATGTGTGCTGGCGCTGCTGCTCACACGAGCGAGCGGAGGCAGTCGTGTCACGCTGGTGCTTGGTCTGCTGCTGGCGGCGGTCACGGTCGGCGTGCCGTACCGCTTCTCGCAGACCGCGAAGCAGGTGCCGCCGATTCATGACATCACGACGGACATGACGGACCCGCCGGCATTCGTGGCAATTCTGCCGCTGCGTGCATCGGCTCCGAATTCCGCCGTGTATGCCGGTGACAGCATCGCCGCGCTGCAGCGGACGGCATACCCCGACGTGCAGCCGCTCATGCTTCCGGTGCCGCCGCTGGCGGCCTTCGAACGTGCCGTGGCCGCGGCGAAGGTGATGGGATGGGAGGTCGTTGCCGGCGACTCACCCAGCGGTCGCCTCGAAGCCACCGCCACCACGACCTGGTTTGGCTTCAAGGACGACGTTGTCGTGCGTATCCGCGCCGAAAACGGCGGATCTCGCATTGATGTGCGCTCGGTGTCCCGCGTGGGCCGCAGTGATGTGGGCGCGAACGCCGCCCGCATTCGGCGCTATCTGAGCGAACTGCAGCGCTAG
- a CDS encoding SusD/RagB family nutrient-binding outer membrane lipoprotein: MRRPRVLLRGALLTGALVGVAGCQNFLDVNVNPNAPQEVEPNLYLPPILSSMATSEQFDGRFVGRYTQNWTLPSGAALPSVWDRMGYDIPPSDNGGQLWRDVYFVLGQNVVDLMRKAREAERWDLLGIGFTIKAWGWLKLTNMHGESIIQQSFDATRFAFDYDTEEYAYQEIFRNLDSAAVYLARTDGGVSSAYISRFDRVYSGDRVRWLRFASGLRAMALNHFSNKGTYRPQAVIDAVDNAFTGNADDALLPYSGTSADNADANFWGPRRGNLNSYRQTQFVLNLMNGTVFAGALDPRVSRMLAPSPDGTFRAWDPNSGTLALPAAQLPNNFFGYVGTAGAGQPSRYLFADRSRFPIMTYAQLQFIKAEAALRSGNRAVALDAYSRGVAAHIDFVNARNSDDAQAVAQITPAERSAYLANTAVVPTNPAQLTLSMVMSQKYIAQWAWAHVETWTDLRRYNYTGLDPATGRQVFPGFATPLVLFADNGNKIAQRVRARYNSEYVWNRPSLDKIGGLAPDFHTKPLWITQP; the protein is encoded by the coding sequence TTGCGCCGCCCTCGCGTGCTGCTGCGGGGCGCCCTTCTCACGGGTGCGCTCGTCGGTGTCGCCGGCTGCCAAAACTTCCTCGACGTCAACGTCAATCCCAACGCCCCGCAGGAGGTCGAGCCGAATCTATATCTGCCGCCCATCCTGAGCTCGATGGCCACCTCCGAGCAGTTCGACGGACGGTTCGTGGGGCGGTACACGCAAAACTGGACACTGCCCTCCGGCGCGGCGCTGCCCAGTGTATGGGATCGCATGGGCTACGACATCCCGCCAAGCGACAACGGTGGGCAGCTGTGGCGTGACGTGTACTTCGTGCTCGGCCAGAACGTCGTCGACCTCATGCGGAAGGCGCGTGAGGCGGAGCGATGGGACCTGCTGGGCATTGGCTTCACCATCAAGGCGTGGGGATGGCTCAAACTCACCAACATGCACGGTGAAAGCATCATTCAGCAGTCCTTTGATGCCACCCGCTTTGCGTTTGACTACGATACCGAAGAGTACGCGTATCAGGAGATCTTCCGGAATCTCGACTCGGCCGCGGTCTATCTGGCGCGCACCGATGGCGGTGTGAGCTCGGCGTACATCTCGCGCTTTGATCGTGTGTATAGCGGTGATCGCGTGCGCTGGTTGCGGTTTGCGTCCGGGCTGCGCGCGATGGCGCTCAACCACTTCTCCAATAAGGGGACCTATCGGCCGCAGGCGGTGATTGACGCTGTCGACAACGCCTTTACCGGCAATGCCGACGATGCCTTGCTACCGTACAGCGGCACCAGCGCCGACAATGCCGACGCCAACTTCTGGGGGCCGCGTCGCGGTAACCTGAATTCGTACCGGCAGACGCAGTTCGTCCTGAATTTGATGAACGGCACGGTCTTCGCAGGGGCCTTAGACCCCCGCGTGTCGCGCATGTTGGCACCGTCACCCGACGGTACCTTCCGCGCGTGGGACCCGAATTCCGGAACCCTCGCGCTGCCGGCCGCGCAGTTGCCGAACAACTTTTTCGGCTACGTCGGAACGGCCGGCGCAGGGCAGCCCTCGCGGTATTTGTTCGCCGATCGGTCTCGCTTTCCGATCATGACGTATGCACAGTTGCAGTTCATCAAGGCCGAGGCGGCGCTCCGTTCGGGGAACCGTGCGGTCGCCCTCGATGCGTACTCGAGGGGCGTAGCGGCACACATTGACTTCGTGAACGCGCGCAACAGCGACGACGCGCAAGCCGTGGCGCAGATCACGCCAGCGGAGCGGTCGGCCTACCTCGCCAACACGGCCGTCGTGCCGACGAATCCGGCGCAGCTGACGCTGTCGATGGTGATGTCGCAGAAGTACATCGCCCAGTGGGCGTGGGCGCATGTCGAAACGTGGACGGATCTGCGTCGCTACAACTACACCGGCCTCGATCCGGCTACCGGCCGACAGGTGTTCCCCGGTTTCGCTACGCCGTTGGTCTTGTTCGCGGATAACGGCAACAAGATCGCGCAACGGGTGCGCGCCCGGTACAACTCGGAATACGTGTGGAACCGTCCGTCGCTCGACAAAATCGGTGGCCTCGCGCCCGATTTCCATACGAAGCCGCTCTGGATCACTCAACCGTAA
- a CDS encoding SusC/RagA family TonB-linked outer membrane protein: MNRPHILAVLAGTWLLAAPLAAQPKVITGKVTRDQTLPLSGVSVTVRGTATAATTASTGEYSILAEVGQVLQFRMIGYVPVTRTVGAASRYEVSLEKTASNLDAVVVTALGQESAKRTIGAAQQTVSGAEIAQTGRENFINALAGRVAGVEVSSSSGVPGASTVITIRGVSSISSSSQPLMIIDGLPLDNKTLNTGSLASDNPGSATAFSNRGVDFTNRSADINPEDIETLVVLKGAEAAALYGIDAANGAIVITTKKGKAGAGRFEYSNFVRMDRVRVAPESQRTYGPTSAVGAALGSFQYFGNPYPAGTTFYDNVDGFFKTGVSQQHTLTVSGATNDSRVSYRVSGNFNQNLGVLPGAGLDRINLTGRSTAQVNKYLNADLSLIYMQSNNDQPLRGDGGPLLGLLLWPSTDKASDFLTPQGQRRRVTALAQNGETDNPYFSTSKNLLNSKQVRLYPNLGLTITPFSWGFFKTNLGVDGYTNSNVIARHPESALGFANNGILDNSVDVSRSINMQNVFTFKQVSLPKNFTLSGFVGNAIQDTKSTVNGESGRQFLEPNFISINNTDVSTRFARTSIAQRRLVGAFGQAQLGYRNYAFLTVTGRNDWTSTIPAERNSFFYPSIAGSFVLSDAVPMIGRHMTAKLRSTYAEVGRDARPYAYRSFLESKTSTGGGYGYGFTGPNLNLRPEFTKSTEGGFEIASLNDRLSLDATYYSKRNTDQIVNDTRSSYGTGFILLNLNGGETRNVGVELVGRAMPIQSRNVTWEVIANYDQSRGKVIKLPNEFPEAYVSDTWLYGNVRNGTSAGLSTRSLTGTFYLRNNQNQLVIDPTTGLPARNGNFVDAGYDRTPRWTMGVTNNLTIRKVRVSMLWDFRNGGDVFNATQHFLTTRGLTPLTLDRERPRVIPGVLRDGKENSATPTANNIVVIPAVQPGFYTGISEELFIERNINWVRLRDVTVRFPLPGRALNARNASAFIRGTDLFLFTNYTGLDPIVNGTTAAVGGSGGVGIDYGNVPMPRGFSFGITVGY; this comes from the coding sequence ATGAACAGGCCACACATCCTCGCGGTGTTGGCGGGCACGTGGTTGCTGGCGGCACCGCTGGCAGCGCAGCCCAAAGTCATCACAGGAAAAGTGACGCGGGACCAGACGCTCCCGCTGTCGGGCGTGTCGGTCACCGTTCGCGGTACAGCGACTGCGGCGACCACCGCGTCCACCGGCGAATACTCGATCCTGGCGGAGGTGGGGCAGGTCCTCCAGTTCCGCATGATCGGCTACGTGCCGGTCACGCGAACCGTGGGCGCGGCGTCGCGCTATGAGGTGAGTCTCGAGAAAACGGCCTCCAACCTCGACGCTGTCGTCGTCACTGCCCTTGGCCAGGAATCGGCCAAGCGCACCATTGGCGCCGCGCAGCAGACGGTGTCCGGGGCCGAGATCGCGCAGACGGGGCGTGAGAACTTCATCAATGCGCTCGCGGGGCGCGTGGCGGGCGTCGAGGTGAGCAGTTCGTCGGGCGTGCCCGGTGCTTCTACGGTCATCACGATTCGCGGTGTGAGCTCGATCAGCTCCAGCAGCCAACCGCTGATGATCATCGACGGCCTACCGCTCGACAACAAGACGCTCAACACCGGGTCACTGGCGTCGGACAACCCCGGCTCTGCCACGGCCTTCAGCAACCGCGGCGTGGACTTTACCAACCGGTCGGCCGATATCAACCCGGAGGACATCGAGACGCTCGTGGTCCTCAAGGGCGCTGAGGCCGCCGCGCTGTATGGCATTGATGCCGCGAACGGCGCGATCGTTATCACCACCAAAAAAGGTAAGGCCGGCGCCGGTCGATTTGAGTACAGCAACTTTGTGCGCATGGACCGCGTGCGCGTCGCCCCCGAGTCGCAGCGCACATACGGCCCCACGAGCGCGGTTGGTGCAGCGCTTGGTTCTTTCCAGTACTTCGGGAATCCCTACCCGGCCGGCACCACGTTTTATGACAACGTGGATGGCTTTTTCAAGACCGGCGTGTCGCAGCAGCATACGCTGACCGTTAGCGGTGCCACGAACGACAGTCGAGTGAGCTACCGGGTGTCGGGCAATTTCAACCAGAATCTCGGTGTGCTTCCTGGCGCCGGCCTTGACAGAATCAATCTGACGGGTCGGTCGACGGCTCAGGTGAATAAGTACCTGAATGCCGACCTGTCGTTGATCTACATGCAATCGAACAATGATCAGCCACTGCGGGGTGACGGCGGTCCGTTACTCGGCTTGTTGCTGTGGCCGTCGACCGACAAAGCGAGTGACTTTCTGACGCCGCAGGGGCAGCGGCGACGGGTCACCGCGCTGGCCCAGAACGGTGAAACGGACAACCCGTATTTCAGCACCTCGAAAAACTTGTTGAATTCGAAGCAGGTTCGGTTGTACCCCAACCTGGGGCTCACGATTACGCCGTTTTCGTGGGGCTTTTTCAAGACCAATCTCGGCGTAGACGGCTACACCAACAGCAACGTGATCGCGCGGCATCCGGAGAGTGCCTTGGGCTTCGCCAACAACGGCATTCTCGACAACTCGGTGGACGTGTCGCGTAGCATCAACATGCAGAACGTGTTCACGTTCAAGCAGGTCAGCCTGCCCAAGAACTTCACGCTCAGTGGCTTCGTCGGAAACGCGATCCAGGATACCAAGAGCACGGTCAACGGAGAAAGCGGGCGCCAATTCCTTGAGCCGAACTTTATCTCGATCAATAACACCGACGTGTCGACCCGGTTCGCTCGTACGAGCATCGCGCAACGGCGCCTCGTGGGTGCGTTCGGTCAGGCGCAGCTCGGCTACCGCAATTACGCCTTCCTGACGGTCACGGGGCGAAACGACTGGACGTCCACCATTCCGGCCGAACGGAATTCGTTCTTCTACCCGTCCATCGCCGGCTCGTTCGTGCTGTCCGACGCCGTGCCGATGATCGGCCGGCACATGACGGCGAAGCTCCGTTCCACGTACGCCGAGGTGGGTCGCGACGCGAGGCCCTACGCGTATCGGTCGTTCCTCGAGTCGAAGACATCCACTGGCGGCGGTTACGGCTACGGCTTCACGGGTCCGAACCTGAATCTGCGTCCGGAGTTTACGAAGTCGACTGAGGGTGGCTTTGAGATCGCGTCGCTGAACGATCGCCTCAGCCTTGACGCCACGTATTACAGCAAGCGCAACACCGACCAGATTGTGAACGACACGCGCAGCAGCTACGGCACGGGATTCATTCTGTTGAATCTCAATGGTGGAGAGACGCGCAACGTGGGCGTGGAACTGGTTGGTCGGGCGATGCCGATCCAGAGCCGCAACGTGACGTGGGAAGTCATTGCCAACTACGATCAGTCGCGCGGCAAGGTCATCAAGTTGCCGAACGAGTTCCCGGAAGCGTACGTCTCCGACACGTGGTTGTACGGTAACGTGCGGAACGGCACCTCGGCGGGGCTGTCCACGCGATCGCTCACGGGTACGTTTTACCTCCGCAACAACCAGAATCAGCTGGTCATCGACCCCACCACCGGATTGCCGGCGCGCAACGGCAACTTCGTCGATGCCGGGTACGACCGTACGCCGCGCTGGACGATGGGCGTGACCAACAACCTGACCATCCGTAAAGTGCGGGTGTCGATGCTGTGGGACTTCCGGAACGGCGGTGATGTGTTCAACGCCACGCAGCACTTCCTGACCACCCGTGGTCTGACTCCGCTGACACTCGATCGCGAGCGCCCGCGGGTGATCCCCGGCGTGTTACGTGACGGCAAAGAGAACAGCGCCACGCCGACGGCCAACAACATTGTCGTCATCCCCGCCGTTCAGCCGGGTTTCTACACGGGCATCAGCGAAGAACTGTTCATCGAAAGAAACATCAACTGGGTGCGTTTGCGTGACGTGACGGTCCGCTTCCCGCTCCCGGGCCGTGCGCTGAACGCGCGCAATGCGAGCGCCTTCATCCGCGGGACTGACTTGTTCCTCTTCACGAATTACACGGGTCTCGATCCGATTGTTAACGGCACGACGGCCGCGGTCGGTGGGTCGGGCGGCGTCGGCATCGACTACGGTAACGTCCCCATGCCGCGCGGCTTCTCGTTCGGCATCACGGTGGGATACTGA
- a CDS encoding cytochrome P450 — protein sequence MTARAVWTLCTYADVHAALRDERLAPHGVNALGDETHRVVRAAIQQELPPALLARWRDSLGARAVERLAALPSDGAVDLMRDVAQPWAHEAAQQVLGLPASVVDDCMPIACTLFEESAVARSGAPSTALSHAATQLAVLLEGYGGAGTVQSFVALMHTVPAVVGGAMLALLQHPAQLTWLRAHCDEHTLAVATHELLRYAGPSCAVFRTALAPMMLNGNAIETGDEVVLRLRQANRDPAIFTDPERLNVQRAESGHLAFGAGAHGCVGAGIVRMLLHEAIAAFVRSSREFELDVRDGAGVTWLNGFALLVPRAIPTVMRERRASSV from the coding sequence GTGACCGCGCGCGCGGTGTGGACGTTGTGCACGTACGCCGACGTCCACGCGGCGCTGCGGGACGAACGCCTCGCGCCGCATGGTGTGAACGCGCTCGGCGACGAGACGCACCGCGTCGTGCGCGCGGCGATACAGCAGGAGCTACCACCGGCTCTGCTGGCGCGATGGCGCGACTCGCTCGGAGCGCGGGCTGTCGAACGGCTGGCTGCGCTTCCGTCGGACGGCGCCGTCGATCTGATGCGCGACGTGGCCCAGCCGTGGGCACACGAGGCGGCGCAGCAGGTGCTTGGTCTTCCGGCGTCTGTGGTGGACGACTGCATGCCAATAGCATGCACGCTGTTCGAAGAGTCGGCGGTGGCCCGGAGTGGTGCGCCCAGTACGGCGCTGTCGCACGCGGCCACACAGTTGGCGGTGCTGCTCGAGGGATACGGCGGCGCCGGCACGGTGCAGAGCTTCGTGGCACTCATGCACACGGTGCCCGCGGTAGTAGGAGGCGCGATGCTGGCGCTGCTCCAGCATCCGGCGCAGCTCACATGGCTTCGGGCGCATTGTGATGAGCACACGCTCGCGGTGGCCACCCATGAACTATTGCGTTATGCTGGGCCGTCGTGCGCGGTGTTTCGCACGGCGCTCGCGCCGATGATGCTTAACGGGAATGCGATCGAGACCGGTGACGAGGTCGTGCTGCGGCTACGCCAAGCGAATCGCGACCCCGCGATCTTCACTGATCCGGAGCGGCTCAACGTGCAGCGCGCCGAGTCGGGGCATCTGGCGTTCGGCGCCGGTGCGCATGGCTGCGTGGGCGCGGGCATCGTGCGCATGCTGCTACACGAAGCGATCGCAGCGTTCGTGCGCAGCTCACGGGAGTTCGAACTAGATGTTCGCGATGGCGCGGGCGTGACGTGGCTCAACGGGTTCGCGTTGCTCGTCCCGCGTGCGATCCCGACTGTAATGCGTGAGCGACGGGCTAGTTCGGTTTGA
- a CDS encoding serine/threonine-protein kinase — translation MAQHSAPDALFLAFQTAVAGRYSIDRELGRGGMGVVYLAREVHLDRLVAIKLLPPERAKDPTLRDRFLREAQLAAKLSHPHVIPIHAVDIAGDFAYYVMMYVDGETLSQLVQSQGPLAAREASRLLREVAWALGYAHAQGLVHRDVKPENILIERESGRAIVCDFGIAAALGQDPSTDRAVSGTPEFMSPEQALGHDVDARSDLYSLGITSYYALTARLPFTGISATEVLAKQVTEAPRPLSSLGIAVPRRLAQLVEQCLAKHPSDRPARADALAEALGVAIEQRRELPAALRAFVKRDGRMDGGGTLLGLITALVSAVGLSASAGPSAGVVALVTMLALMPAVFGVLAARDLLSRGFALADLPQAFRVERESAREERAVRQPRWRTLLTRTLGATTRVVASTTALITPLTFFGGTSPRLSAVASLALVGTVASIALTITWLGVMQRQRDVDVEFWGAAWTGRFGGLAFSAAKRLRGAQRAAPAMTHRATELSLGLAAEQLFETLPASSRAALSDLPSVLKRLQQDAQRLRERLDQLTDAIGHHTHDGNHGVDGLRGERDAALARLRDAVTALETLRLGLLRLHAGSASLESLTTHLELAADVSAEVDRLVAAQQEVEAALTYPLRPALTPA, via the coding sequence ATGGCCCAACACTCCGCCCCGGACGCCCTGTTTCTGGCGTTCCAGACCGCCGTCGCGGGGCGCTATTCGATTGATCGTGAACTGGGCCGCGGTGGTATGGGGGTCGTGTACCTCGCTCGCGAGGTGCACCTCGATCGACTGGTGGCCATCAAGCTATTGCCGCCCGAGCGTGCGAAGGACCCGACGCTGCGGGATCGCTTTCTCCGAGAGGCACAACTCGCCGCCAAGCTATCGCACCCGCACGTCATCCCGATCCATGCCGTCGATATCGCTGGTGACTTCGCATACTATGTGATGATGTACGTCGACGGTGAAACGCTGTCGCAACTCGTGCAATCACAGGGTCCCCTTGCCGCGCGCGAGGCATCGCGCCTCTTGCGTGAGGTCGCTTGGGCGCTCGGGTACGCCCACGCGCAAGGCCTCGTGCACCGCGACGTGAAGCCTGAGAACATCCTGATCGAGCGCGAGAGTGGCCGCGCGATCGTGTGTGATTTCGGTATCGCCGCGGCTCTTGGGCAAGACCCCTCGACGGACCGTGCAGTCAGCGGCACGCCGGAGTTCATGAGTCCAGAACAGGCACTCGGGCACGATGTCGACGCACGCAGCGACCTGTATTCACTCGGCATCACTTCGTACTACGCGCTCACCGCGCGGCTGCCGTTTACCGGGATCAGCGCTACGGAGGTTCTGGCCAAACAGGTGACCGAAGCGCCGCGCCCGCTCTCGTCATTGGGCATTGCCGTTCCGCGTCGACTCGCGCAGCTCGTGGAGCAATGTCTCGCCAAACATCCGAGCGATCGGCCCGCGCGCGCGGATGCGCTTGCTGAAGCACTCGGCGTCGCCATCGAACAGCGACGCGAGCTGCCCGCGGCGCTTCGCGCCTTCGTCAAACGGGACGGTCGAATGGATGGTGGGGGTACGCTGCTCGGACTCATCACCGCCTTGGTCTCGGCCGTCGGGCTTTCGGCCTCGGCCGGGCCTTCGGCTGGAGTCGTGGCACTCGTGACCATGTTGGCGTTGATGCCGGCAGTGTTCGGCGTATTGGCGGCGCGAGATCTTTTGAGTAGAGGCTTTGCTCTAGCGGACCTTCCGCAGGCCTTTCGTGTCGAGCGGGAAAGCGCGCGCGAGGAGCGCGCCGTACGTCAGCCGCGGTGGCGCACCCTGTTGACCCGCACGTTAGGTGCGACGACGCGCGTGGTGGCGTCGACAACCGCCCTCATTACCCCGCTGACGTTCTTCGGAGGCACATCTCCGCGGCTCTCCGCCGTCGCGTCGCTTGCGTTGGTGGGCACCGTGGCGAGCATCGCACTCACGATCACGTGGCTCGGTGTCATGCAGCGTCAGCGTGATGTCGACGTGGAGTTCTGGGGCGCTGCATGGACTGGCCGTTTCGGCGGACTCGCGTTCAGCGCGGCGAAACGACTGCGTGGCGCACAACGCGCGGCGCCCGCGATGACCCATCGGGCAACGGAGCTCTCGCTCGGTTTGGCCGCCGAACAGCTATTCGAGACGTTGCCAGCTTCGTCGCGGGCAGCCTTGTCAGATCTGCCATCAGTGCTGAAACGCCTGCAGCAGGATGCACAGCGACTCCGCGAGCGACTCGATCAACTCACGGACGCCATTGGCCATCATACACACGATGGAAATCATGGCGTCGACGGACTGCGCGGCGAGCGTGATGCCGCGCTGGCGCGACTTCGCGACGCGGTGACGGCACTGGAGACGCTGCGACTGGGCTTACTGCGCCTGCACGCGGGATCAGCCTCACTGGAAAGTCTCACCACGCACCTGGAACTGGCGGCCGACGTTTCGGCTGAGGTCGATCGACTGGTTGCAGCGCAGCAGGAAGTCGAAGCTGCGCTGACGTACCCACTGCGCCCCGCACTCACTCCGGCGTGA